In Nymphaea colorata isolate Beijing-Zhang1983 chromosome 10, ASM883128v2, whole genome shotgun sequence, the genomic stretch gttggTTTTGTTCTTGTTGATCCATGCCGAATGTTCTTTTGCAGAAAGGCCTGCAGAACTTGGTCTGTACCGGGAATCACCTAGGTTTTGTCTTTGGCTTAGATGTCTTAGTTGACCCCAGGGGCTGGCATAACTTTAGCTTGGATTTGAGATATAGATCCAAAATATTCCAGCATCCATGACAATCCTGTGTAGTTGTTGAAGGCGCGATGATGGATTTGGCTCATGCCTGCCTCTTTCTGGTTGAATCAGTTGTCCTGATCCTCTGGATTTTGCACTGAATGATTCAGACTGTGAAGTTGCATGGTTTTTACTTCCTTGTCAGTTGTTGCTTTGACTAAGTTGTGACTAATTTGCTGAATGAAGATGTTTTCATGGACTCACTAAATCTGTACAATTAAATTCTATGAATTTGATGCTGTTTTTCTGAGGAACTAGTTAATGATAGTCTTCAGGTTTCttgataatttttcatttgtacATATCACTTTATACCAGCCTAGTTTCTACTGGCTAATGCATGCAAATTTTAGATGGTTCTCTAACAACTACATTCGTATGGGTTTGCTGTTATTTAAATTCTCTAACCTTAAATGCCTCCAAAGTCACAGAATCTCTTCTCCAAGAGTAATTCTATTCATTTTTAGGAAAATGTGAATTCTATGTCTCAGTCATCTGAAGCTCCCcttttgtcaattttctttacatttcGTCCACTATTACTACCAACTTTCACCTCGTTAACCAAGCTTTCACGTATCTGTTCTGTTTAACTAGAGGGTTCTATCCTCTGCGTCTTCAGACTTTAGTTTTTCCACTTCTCTTGTAAATCcctgatttttcatttttactttcaCCAGCTACATTCCTTTGAGTGCTTCAGGAGGAcgaaaattttgtttcttttcacttGGCGTCTATGAGCCATAGCAATTGTGTGCATTAAGGAAACTAAAAGGATTATATAAATAAGTTGGAATGGAAGATACAAATCTGTTGATAAATGAATGCCAATCTGTCGAACATTACTTATCATGTCCTGTTTTATGATCTGGTTGGATCTTGTAGTCTAGATAATCGTGTGTCATGACATGTTTAGGGGAGTAGGAATTAGTGCTTGTACAAACTAGCAAAGTGAATCCATCTCCAACAGTCCAAAAAATGAAATTGTAATATTTTGGACCATACATAAACACCACAGCAAATAAGATTAAGACATTTATGGCTTAACATGTAAATGACAGATTTTGGCCATATTCAAACTTGCTCACTTTGTATCACAAGAAAATCATATGCAATGAAGAATTAGAAATCctggaaaaaatagaaaaatattctGTGGAGGAAAATTCTGACAACATTTTTTCGGATCTATTGAAACAGTTCTTCTATTACCCTACCAAGGTACCCGATTTATGTGATACTTGGCAATGAGGTGATATTTGGCATTTGGTCATCCTATTAATCCTACTGTAATCGGAATGACTTATTCTCATGCATGTTTAAGTTTGTCTTGTGTTCTACCGCTTTTTTGCTAGTTGTCTGGTTATTTGTAATAAAAGATCCATTTGCCCAGTAAACTCTTATGCTTTCTCTTCCAACTTCAGCCAACAATTGATGTTGGATTATGCAGGGCGAGCAGCAGACCTCAAGGACAGTGAAGGAGGGTATTCTCTAATCAACGGTTCAGAAGACGTGCAGATAGGTTTATATGACAAGCCCCTTCCTTGCTTTGGATGTGGCATAGGATGGTTCTCGTGagtctttctctccctttctatatatatatgtgtgtgtgcgtgtgtgtgtgtgtgtatatatatatatatatatatataagtcttCATGACCCATTAATAGCACAACCAAAACAATTGGGTCATCTCCCTTCCACCGAATATTGGCAGCTGTCCTTGTAATCTCAGTTCTCCAGTTGTCCCACCATAAGGTTGTGAATATCAAATTACATATTACTGCCTTTGTTATCTATATATTACCGTTATACCTAGTGGATTATGTTGATATAGAGTAATTATCCCTATTGTTTCAGAAAAATAACCATATGGAGAAGATCTATGCAACTGATTTTTTAGGAATCAAAACTTGGGTGTGCTTTAAAATTCAACGGGCTAAAGTCTTCGTATTTTAACCCTAATGGTTCACACTTCACCGACAAGCATGATCAAATGCAGTCTTTTTCTAAAAGTAGACTATGACAAGCACGTCCTGAATGTTAGTTTTGCAAAAGAATAATTTAGAAACTTCATAAATCGGCATATTTCAGTTATTCTGCATACTGTTGTACATGAACAGAAGGAATGGGGATTGATATGCCCTATGTTGTTTGCAGGTTTCTGCTAGGATTTGCATTCCCTTTAATGTGGTACTACGCCACAATCCTCTATTGTAGTAATTACTACCGCAAGGACCCAAGAGAGCGAACTGGCCTTGCAACTTGTGCTATCGctgtaatctctctctctctctctctctcacacacacacac encodes the following:
- the LOC116263139 gene encoding 60S ribosomal protein L18a-like protein isoform X1: MLDYAGRAADLKDSEGGYSLINGSEDVQIGLYDKPLPCFGCGIGWFSFLLGFAFPLMWYYATILYCSNYYRKDPRERTGLATCAIAALVCTVALCITMAVLLLL
- the LOC116263139 gene encoding 60S ribosomal protein L18a-like protein isoform X2, with protein sequence MDRGRAADLKDSEGGYSLINGSEDVQIGLYDKPLPCFGCGIGWFSFLLGFAFPLMWYYATILYCSNYYRKDPRERTGLATCAIAALVCTVALCITMAVLLLL